The Ooceraea biroi isolate clonal line C1 chromosome 7, Obir_v5.4, whole genome shotgun sequence genomic sequence CGTAATCTCACGTAACGCGATGGTGAAAACGATGTACAAATTCGGTGAGTTCACAATCAGAGAACGTGTTAGCCGCTGGAAACAGAATGTTCCAGCTGAATAAAGAGAGTTATCAAGAAATTCTCTCAATTTGGACGGTATTTTAGTAAATTCACGTGTCTCCATcaatattttcacttttttattaataattaaataattgtgataAGACATGGAGTAACGTGAAACTTTGTGCTAATAATAAGACTGAAAggctttaataaatttttatcaaggtattagatatttttatgtttatattgataataaaatatcgagatATAAAGTAAAACAACAGAACtaaagagagagcgaaagtTTGTTAAAATTCTTAACATAAATCTCTTCAAAAAGACGTGAGAATCACTGTAGTCATCAATATTGTGTCGTCGTGATCTGATCTTGTGGTTATTGTACACGTGCAAAAGGAAAGTGGCGCTAATTATACACGAAAACAGATTGACTCCGACTACTTTTTCCAACGTACGTTCTATATACTCTAAGACTATTATAAAAGATTTCGATTGGCGTAATTactacgcgcgcacgcgattaTTGCGATTGCAGGAGGACAAGAAAGCAGAGACATCCTTCGTCTCATAGCGTGTTACAGCGAAGAGCAGTAAATATTCTCTGTTAAAGCGGCCCAGAGCAGCTGAAATTACCATGTTTCTTCTAGTTATACGTGTTCTGAGGACTCTTAAGGggagagcctgctttagaacgctgaaaataaggtatattttacgaattgtttttggagaaactatacagcggatcattataaaactttgatgcatttattagtacatgtttaaagataaacaaaattattttttgatttgaatatatcgcttgtagaggtcgtcctggagaaatcttagtgcagccgcgtcgccggcattgcaaattgatgagcattctcctgcctccaaatttcgtctaaactgaaaaattgaaatatcttctcgttatttatgaattcccatcgtcgatgaaccaaagagagaagaaaaaagttgaaaagtgccaaaatggtggagcttagaacacaaaagtacgatttttaggcaaagtttttgaactttttcatgcaaaaataattgtttaacttaatgtttttatgaatattaaaggctcatcgacgatgggaattcataaataacaagaaaatatttcaatttttcagtttggatgaaatttggaggcaagAGAATGCTCActaatttacaatgccggctgcactaagatgcctccaggacgacctctacaggcgatatattcaaataaaaaaataattttttttatctttaaacatgtactaataaatgcatcaaagttttataatgatccgctgtatagtttctccaaaaacaattcgtaaaattataccttattttcaacgttctaaagcaggctccccccttaattgatataatcgtatgatatacgtatattaaagattaaaagaaCGCGGTGAAACAAAGACGtcttttgttaatattgtGTTAATACAACAAAATAGATATGCTTCTGCCGGTACCGGTTTCAActcatttacatatatatgcataaaataCATGTCTTATTATGATGACAATGTAAGTCACGTGGCCGCAGAATTAACATAATcatgcgtacgtgcgtgtgcTAGGAAGCAAATATGCTTTTTGAACACTTTTGCCTATCATTTTACCGCAATTTGACGATGAATAATTCATGGCGAGTCCGTCCAGTTTGCGTTGCGAATAAAAGTTCCGCGAACGCAGATttgttaatcaattaattaggTGCAATATTGAATTTGTTGGTACGCTCACGAGGATATGCGAACAACGTATTCACATGCGAATTAATTGCGCATCCGTTAGAATGCCGTTATCGATCCACGACCCGGATTCTCCATGATTCGTATGCTGTCCACATGCGTttgaacaataattaattaccgttttacagtaattaaaaattagtcATCAGAATACATATCACTGCATATCGCTTTCTAATGCGTTCGTTTTCGATTTTTTCTCTTATCGATACAAGTCTCAAGTATGAATCATGTTTTTATCTGAATCCATATTATTCACGTtcgaatttttttacacgtttgtcgatttaataactttttaatatattaaaataactgaTGTATATAAtagacatatatttttatgctattttttataacgttacttgtattatttatgcatCATCTTTTTCGCGtagttgaaaaaatataagaatatatattacacataatataaatatttaattcaatagcaattattgcataattattatagaattattaaattctttattcAATTGGTTGAGAGTTTGAATTCTAATACAATTTTAGCTGATATCCATTGACATTCACTCTTAAAAATGGTTACGCGCTGATACCGATCTGGCAACTGATTGCCAGAACTAGATGGAGAGgcataatgtataatgtagTATTGAAAAGTCATTCTAATCGCCAGAGTAGAAAAAGAGTAAAGGATGCCGGGCTGTTAAGAGGATTTCGTTATGTCCTGTTACTCGTGCGCGTCAAAGTAAGTTTCACGAGCACAACTCGTGTTAGAATTGCCTCAGCTTTCACCGTTGCGCGCATCGAGCAACCGGCAAAGATCAGATTTCGCATGATTCCGTAGACGCGCGAAGTCGGTCGTTACCGTGATGAGGATTGCATTTCATGATGATTTCGTGATGAATATTAAATGGAATCGGGTCGAAAGCTGATGGATTTGAAAGGCAGATCACGCGATCAGAGACTCCAAATTTGCAGAGTTGTTGCCAACGATTGTtctcattttcaattttacttGCACATGCGTGCAGAAATATATTCGTGCagcttatttaaaaaaatgcagaTGCTATCACGTGTTaatgattgaaaaaaattcacTCGAGCAGCCAGTACTATTGTGTACTGCTATGGTTTCCATGGGAAAATTTCGATCCGGGAGTTTTCCCTAGATCTCTCAATCCGAAACGTTTATTTCTGTTTGCAGGTATCCGAGTGCTCCAAGTCGGAGGGTCCGTCGTTATCGACTTCACCCGGCTCCGACTTCCTAACTTCACCGGCGCATCGGTCCGTGCCGGTGAGCTCGCGACACTTCTCGAGGACGTCCTCGAGAGCGTCCCAAAGCTCCCTCCAGAGCCCGAGCAAGAGTACGGGCACGTCGCCGCCGAAGACCGGCAGTTCGAGTTCCCTCAACAAGTTCCACAACCGACTGGTCGACAAGCTGAAGCGCTCGTTGAAAAAGGCGGAGGACTGCGCCGAGGACCAGCGAAACCTATCGTGAAACAGTCAAGGGGTTTTGGGCCGGCCACCCGTGTCCGGCTCGAAACCGATCGAGATCCGACGCACTTCGGCACCCGCAACCACATCCGAGTCGAACAGCAATGTGGTCGCGCGCTCGTGTCCGGATCCGCCTTCAGCTTGGtagagaagaggagagaagaaacgggaaaaagaagaaagacgtGACGATGGAGGGAACGTGAGCGACGAAGGGAGTGCGGAAGAGACTATGAGGGATCAAGAGAAGAAGGCTGTCTGAACGATGTAATGGGTGTATAAGAGCGAGAGAATCGATGGCAAAGGTGAACAAAGAGGGATGAAAGGGAACAGAAGATTTCAGGTTTTGGCCGTCGCGCGTTCAGTTGGAGGAGGACGTTCGAAAGCCAGCTTGTACGAGTTTGTCAACCCAGCACGGGCGAAAGAGGGAGGATGATCCTCGAGGCCGTCAACAGTCGATGTCAAGGACTCTTGGGAGAGTCGGGAGAGGTCGAACGATCGAGCGACGGGAGGCCCAGTGGGCGTTTGGAAGAATGAAAAGAGCTGGTGCTCGAGATGTTCCTTTTCATAGCTCTCCAGTTCTGCGACAGGCTCGATAATCGTAAAGGCTATTGATTGCGTCGGAATTTGCGCGCGTTGGTCAGTTGCAACATCTGTCTAGCGAACGGACGTTTCTCGAGAGGTGATGGAAATTACTACCCACGTCCGAACCAATTGAACCGCTTATGTTAAACGGTAACCCAGTTCCGGCATTGCCAGCACCCGcaacatcgatgaaaattcaACTCGATTGTACTCGATTGGAAAATTGGAACAATCCTGAGAAAATATCACTGAATCAATCAGCAACGCGCAAAGATCCATGTATCATCGTTGGAAGTTCTCCAATCTCCTTGTAACGAGGAGTTATTGCGAGAGTCCaaggaaaaggaggaagatTCGCAGGCTTCGATGCAGCCATCGATCAGTGAAACGAAGCAATTGAATAAATCTCTCGCTCAAACAGGGGTTTTCGGAGGTCATCGAGGATTATTGGAGTTCAAAGCGGGAGTCGAGGAGTCGAGGGACAGGTTGGAAGCAACGGAGAAAGCGAGGTACATTACAAATACGATTGCGTATCGAGATTGCACGTCGCGAACGTTTCGCACGTTGAATGTCGTAGGCTCGCGGTTGATCAGCTACGAGATAGTCTGTTGAGTTGTCAGACCTAAAAGCTAAGTTCCTTcattgcgcgcgcgtgcgcgcgtaacGTTCTATGTTGTTCTTTTTAACATAGAAGatcgaagagaaagagagattcggTGAGacattcagcggacgcgaaaGTGTTTCCGGATTTCGTGGGGGGAAGGTCATTGATCGTGACGTCACACGACCGTACCTATCCACGTAACATCCGAAAGATGTCGCAAAGATGTGCAGCAGAAGCCCCAACTTTCGGAACAGTTTTTCTCAAAATCGTTCTATCTGTTAAGTATTTTACAGACAACTTTGATCTCCCAGAGATTTCTTCAAGGTCTTTCTATTCTAGGGGTTTCTTGATACTTCGGGAAACATCTTTTTGACATCTTTTGAACCGATGCGTCGTTGGTTCCATTCGCCAAATTATTTCGcgttaatcgtggagaagacAGAACGCCAATCTCCAAGTCGTAACATCCAATTATCACATCTTTCTCGCAACCTAGACTGAAAAGCGTCCTCTAATCAGTATATCacgcaaaattattcaaaaataagGGCACACATTCTCATCGCGTATTCAGCATTACAAACCTGCAGCTTTGCCTTCTGATTTGTTTATCTCAATGGGGTTTGATGTtcgaaacgagagaaaagacCGACATGAGACCGCGACAAGGACCGCGATGAGAATGCGAGCCGAAGCATAAGGAGAAAGAGTAGCTCTAGCATAAGAAGCGCCGCGAATATGTCGTTGTTCTTTACTCTTAAATACCAAACTGGAAACAATAGGGTGGCTcatctcgctcgttcgttgtTGTTCGAATTAGGATCGAGTTTCGAGAGCGTGCTGGAAGCGGCAGTTTCTCGCCTTTGCGGGGAAAAACTGCTGCCTGTACGCGCCTGCGTGCACGTAGGGGGTGCGAATGTGCGTGCCCTGCGCGCGTACCCTTCGTGCCCGGATCCAGGAGCGGACGATGCCTAAGGAAGAGCGACTTACTCTCACACGTATCTATCCTCTGCGCTTTATCGGCGTTACAAAATTAGTCGTACTTATTACGTATTCGCGTGAGCGCGTTCGCTCTGCGCGGATTAGTTTCTCATGCCCGCCCGCCCGCCCCGCCCCCTCGCCTTCTTTTACATCGGAGTATCTCGGTCGGAAATCGCAGCGAGACAATACGGACAATACGACGAAGACGTGCGACATGCGACGAAGAAGAGCGTCTTTCGCGTAGCACCGACACGCGGAGTGATGCGCGTTAACATTCGAGCGATCCTCGCTCTCGAAAGCGAAGCAATCTGGAACAAtgcgaaattgaaattaaagagaaatcgGATTCCCGGCTGTCGAGATAAGACCTGTAAATAATTTCAGATACAAATCATTCTCTTTCACTGATCggtatttttcatatcttaaaAAAGATCATCTGCTTTATAAA encodes the following:
- the LOC105277622 gene encoding uncharacterized protein LOC105277622 isoform X2 — encoded protein: MAFMMPVVKNEWDIYKTNRSRRSSECSNPQACRSRKVSECSKSEGPSLSTSPGSDFLTSPAHRSVPVSSRHFSRTSSRASQSSLQSPSKSTGTSPPKTGSSSSLNKFHNRLVDKLKRSLKKAEDCAEDQRNLS
- the LOC105277622 gene encoding uncharacterized protein LOC105277622 isoform X1, with the protein product MAFMMPVVKNEWDIYKTNRSRRSSECSNPQACRSRKVRRSTSRHNRLAKCGAPDRPPVSILMVSECSKSEGPSLSTSPGSDFLTSPAHRSVPVSSRHFSRTSSRASQSSLQSPSKSTGTSPPKTGSSSSLNKFHNRLVDKLKRSLKKAEDCAEDQRNLS